In the Aromatoleum bremense genome, one interval contains:
- a CDS encoding phospholipase D-like domain-containing protein, producing the protein MANTLRSMLVAGLADHMRVLPEPVARNLANELTCEVSTYVAGSRGACHQLPCFPLVTWNVFTVGVPWEAFGNAHGGLNNSGVASAVKALCSAPAHMDAQLAAQAGASGLWGGSLLVALGKILGGVSHDLIIFSPYWRTHGVQSLLAAAGRKSYPGVNVLVFTQPRCRMKSGDEEGLAFFIDMMKAGGASVLVMVPSAHDGLTPILHAKLIIADGKTGYVGSANFTQSGLDHGLEAGVLAEGEIANAFSGWSKAIAAACEPW; encoded by the coding sequence ATGGCTAACACACTCCGAAGCATGCTCGTCGCTGGCCTAGCAGATCATATGCGGGTCTTGCCAGAACCCGTCGCGCGCAACCTCGCCAATGAGCTGACTTGTGAAGTCAGCACTTATGTCGCAGGAAGTCGTGGAGCCTGTCATCAGCTGCCCTGTTTTCCGCTGGTGACCTGGAACGTCTTTACCGTGGGGGTGCCCTGGGAAGCATTTGGCAATGCCCACGGCGGTCTTAATAACAGTGGCGTTGCCTCGGCGGTTAAGGCTCTGTGCAGTGCTCCCGCTCACATGGATGCCCAATTGGCAGCGCAAGCAGGGGCTTCAGGTCTCTGGGGAGGGAGTCTGCTGGTGGCGCTCGGCAAGATTCTCGGGGGAGTCAGTCACGACCTCATTATCTTTTCGCCTTACTGGCGCACTCATGGCGTGCAATCGCTACTTGCCGCCGCGGGCCGCAAGAGCTACCCCGGCGTGAATGTATTGGTCTTCACACAACCCAGGTGCAGGATGAAGTCTGGCGATGAAGAGGGCCTAGCCTTCTTTATCGACATGATGAAGGCAGGCGGGGCTTCTGTGTTGGTGATGGTGCCCTCGGCGCACGATGGCCTAACCCCGATCCTGCATGCCAAGTTGATCATTGCCGACGGCAAGACGGGCTATGTCGGTAGTGCTAACTTCACCCAATCAGGTCTGGATCACGGACTGGAGGCCGGTGTTTTAGCGGAAGGCGAAATCGCAAATGCGTTCTCGGGTTGGTCAAAAGCCATTGCGGCCGCCTGCGAGCCTTGGTAA
- a CDS encoding single-stranded DNA-binding protein produces the protein MPNVFKGKGNLGDAPILKRIPVNGGDEVVAEMRVFFDDYAYDQANDEYQQVGGFWMRVSLWGQRGEDAARLLRKGARVHVEGVLKQFMFLPDGASDKIPGFQVTADDVTLCLGRVAGVEYKPKRGDATLPREASSDAS, from the coding sequence ATGCCCAATGTCTTCAAGGGAAAAGGCAATCTCGGTGATGCACCCATCCTCAAGCGCATTCCCGTGAACGGCGGCGACGAAGTGGTCGCCGAAATGCGCGTGTTCTTCGATGACTACGCATACGACCAGGCCAACGACGAATATCAGCAAGTCGGAGGATTCTGGATGCGTGTCTCCCTCTGGGGGCAACGCGGCGAGGATGCCGCTCGCCTGCTGAGGAAGGGCGCGCGTGTCCACGTCGAAGGGGTGCTCAAGCAGTTCATGTTCTTGCCGGATGGTGCGTCGGACAAGATCCCCGGCTTCCAGGTCACTGCCGACGACGTCACGCTGTGCCTTGGCCGGGTCGCCGGTGTCGAGTACAAGCCAAAGCGCGGGGACGCGACCCTGCCGCGCGAGGCGTCCAGCGACGCCAGCTAG
- a CDS encoding PFL_4669 family integrating conjugative element protein, which translates to MASPNSTTRPPVRSPLLPSSQPGLIEPIFPGGASIPFETDDASPFDDRYSITRERAKLLDLIESEDPDPTDPRWPRYELYLQRCDRLNQMEADYRVTNGADHVVEASVANQLRDLGGLVDDGVDTMTLHTKEGFRMFMGRRRDPAGKYNAIPGGKRVASSLKALWTLTRNNNPYADWALLRADNRIPELRRGLDHQTRTFDAEIKKKADKGLGFAILKSREPKVLELGFRSPYGYAIAELIVEFDFYVRVVKTLGRKAMFSDKQEHDAIRQFTRPMRAAFEEFIRFETWLTKPELLPLSRIDFLPGADTNAQRRVAAVTGIFGPVPPGVYASQQVSRHSQRRVAISDTEKAMLERVAEELAAISQESGAAVDDATDDGLVD; encoded by the coding sequence ATGGCTTCGCCCAATTCCACTACTCGCCCTCCTGTCCGCTCCCCACTCCTCCCATCCAGCCAACCCGGTCTCATCGAGCCGATCTTTCCGGGCGGCGCATCCATTCCCTTCGAGACCGATGACGCCTCGCCGTTTGATGACCGGTACAGCATCACAAGGGAGCGCGCGAAACTCCTCGATCTCATCGAGTCGGAGGATCCCGATCCCACCGATCCGCGTTGGCCACGTTATGAGCTCTACCTGCAGCGTTGCGACAGGTTGAATCAGATGGAGGCGGATTATCGGGTCACCAACGGGGCGGACCATGTCGTCGAAGCAAGCGTTGCCAACCAGCTCCGCGACCTCGGGGGGCTGGTCGACGACGGCGTCGACACGATGACGCTGCACACCAAGGAAGGATTTCGAATGTTCATGGGGCGCCGACGCGACCCCGCGGGAAAGTACAACGCAATTCCCGGGGGAAAGCGCGTCGCGTCCAGCCTCAAGGCGCTGTGGACGCTGACCCGCAACAACAACCCTTACGCCGACTGGGCACTCTTGCGGGCCGATAACCGCATCCCCGAACTGCGACGTGGCCTGGATCACCAAACCCGGACCTTCGACGCCGAGATCAAGAAGAAGGCGGACAAAGGTCTCGGCTTTGCGATTCTCAAGTCGCGTGAACCGAAGGTACTGGAACTCGGGTTCCGCAGCCCCTACGGCTACGCGATTGCCGAATTGATCGTCGAGTTCGATTTCTACGTCCGGGTCGTCAAGACCCTCGGACGCAAGGCCATGTTCTCCGACAAACAGGAGCACGATGCGATCCGGCAGTTCACCCGCCCGATGCGTGCGGCTTTCGAGGAGTTCATCCGGTTCGAGACGTGGCTCACCAAACCCGAATTGCTGCCACTCAGCCGCATCGACTTCTTGCCGGGCGCCGACACCAATGCCCAGCGACGTGTCGCAGCCGTCACCGGCATTTTTGGTCCCGTGCCGCCCGGCGTATATGCCAGCCAGCAAGTCTCGCGTCACTCCCAGCGCCGTGTCGCAATCTCGGATACCGAGAAGGCAATGCTCGAACGCGTGGCGGAGGAGCTTGCGGCAATCAGTCAGGAGAGTGGCGCAGCTGTCGATGACGCAACTGATGACGGCCTGGTCGACTGA
- a CDS encoding STY4526/YPO1902 family pathogenicity island replication protein: MIPIKSEQLRVALLSHLIHLLDMGEVETLLDAGLSPDLLDTLRTASVRDLNAIAGMPQLDVSVHFAPATLEAAYRRHEAMTESRQLMEYHVQHGAHPQLLVHLFKMTMEQIREQRALLCPESQPRGRPPLPKPEVREAVQHAWPQICSRFSPQRQYVELHYVFPDLSIATLWYVVHEFDDCETA, from the coding sequence ATGATCCCGATAAAGAGTGAACAACTACGGGTTGCGCTCCTGTCCCATCTCATCCATCTGCTCGACATGGGTGAGGTCGAGACACTGCTCGACGCGGGCCTCAGTCCGGACCTCCTGGATACCCTGCGCACAGCCTCCGTCAGGGATCTCAACGCGATCGCCGGCATGCCCCAGCTCGACGTTTCCGTTCACTTCGCGCCGGCAACCCTCGAGGCCGCCTATCGTCGGCACGAAGCGATGACGGAATCTCGGCAACTGATGGAGTACCACGTCCAGCACGGCGCTCACCCCCAGTTACTGGTGCATCTGTTCAAGATGACGATGGAACAGATTCGCGAGCAACGCGCCCTGTTGTGTCCGGAGTCCCAGCCGCGAGGCCGTCCTCCGTTGCCGAAACCGGAGGTTCGCGAGGCCGTGCAGCACGCATGGCCGCAGATCTGCAGCAGGTTCTCGCCGCAACGTCAGTACGTGGAGCTGCATTACGTTTTTCCGGATCTCTCGATTGCGACGCTCTGGTATGTCGTGCACGAATTCGACGACTGTGAGACAGCCTGA
- a CDS encoding ParB family protein, with translation MRSKTRLPETISIKDLAQQMEKQGKLRPAPSCASNAAERRALVAAHSLAVRSPDTSAASIKASQAVDGWMMLRCTEIDCYDRNPRVKTNPRYAEIRASIEARGGLGEALSVTRRPQSDRYMCYMGGNTRLQIVQELWHETKDPGYEWIRAVVHPWVSESDVIAAHLIENELRADTTFWEKARGVALLKSELEADLAGPLSLRALSEHANKCGLKLHAVTATNYLFAVDQLAPFGPHLTHESAGAIRSRFGHLEKLAEALNLDPYVRMTEFQQLAADAANEINAVREQDDPPRLAAVEVERILAQMNAQFARQANCPVSAVEQTLFAMMGAAKQLSSAEIRARLAGDPPAGGPISIDRTLPGHFDPESATRTGDHIAFPPQPQSVPPRKRTGRGRTDSGPAGTPTFAVALNGFAAPFQISSCVRWDSAQAHGFCMAPLADSEHSIGAPETRTRQAAHRLLVSLSGGSDVADADAQHIISLLLQPTYWPLMRTLMDTYHRQFPDEHSPE, from the coding sequence ATGCGCTCCAAGACACGACTGCCTGAAACCATCTCCATCAAGGATCTGGCGCAGCAAATGGAAAAGCAGGGAAAACTTCGGCCCGCCCCCTCATGCGCATCGAACGCCGCGGAAAGGCGGGCGCTTGTCGCAGCGCACAGCCTTGCGGTGAGAAGTCCCGACACTTCTGCCGCAAGTATCAAGGCGAGTCAGGCCGTTGATGGCTGGATGATGCTGCGGTGTACCGAAATCGATTGCTACGACCGCAATCCGCGAGTGAAAACCAATCCGCGCTACGCCGAGATCCGGGCCTCCATCGAAGCACGCGGCGGGCTCGGCGAGGCGCTATCCGTCACTCGCAGGCCGCAGTCCGATCGGTACATGTGCTACATGGGAGGCAACACCCGCCTGCAGATCGTTCAGGAGCTATGGCACGAGACGAAAGACCCCGGGTACGAATGGATCCGCGCTGTCGTCCATCCGTGGGTCAGTGAAAGCGACGTCATCGCCGCCCATCTGATCGAGAACGAGCTTCGGGCGGATACCACATTCTGGGAGAAGGCCCGCGGCGTGGCGCTTCTGAAGTCCGAGCTGGAGGCGGATCTCGCAGGACCGCTGAGTCTCCGTGCCCTTTCAGAACATGCCAACAAGTGCGGTTTGAAACTGCACGCGGTCACCGCGACGAACTACCTGTTTGCCGTCGACCAGTTGGCGCCGTTCGGCCCGCATCTTACCCACGAGAGCGCGGGGGCAATTCGCAGCCGTTTTGGGCACCTCGAGAAGCTTGCCGAGGCCCTCAATCTGGATCCCTACGTTCGCATGACCGAGTTTCAGCAGCTCGCGGCCGATGCCGCGAACGAGATCAACGCCGTGCGGGAGCAGGATGATCCGCCGCGGCTTGCCGCCGTGGAAGTCGAGAGGATTCTGGCGCAAATGAACGCCCAGTTCGCCCGGCAGGCGAACTGTCCTGTTTCCGCGGTGGAACAGACACTGTTCGCCATGATGGGGGCGGCGAAACAACTCTCGTCCGCCGAAATTCGCGCCCGGCTGGCCGGCGACCCGCCGGCCGGGGGGCCGATCTCGATTGATCGCACGCTGCCCGGTCACTTCGATCCGGAGAGTGCAACACGGACCGGCGACCACATCGCTTTTCCGCCGCAGCCGCAATCGGTGCCGCCGCGGAAGCGAACGGGAAGGGGCCGCACCGACAGCGGACCGGCCGGGACGCCTACCTTTGCCGTGGCCCTGAACGGTTTCGCCGCTCCGTTCCAGATTTCCTCGTGCGTACGCTGGGATAGCGCCCAGGCGCACGGGTTCTGCATGGCGCCGCTTGCCGATAGCGAGCATTCAATTGGCGCGCCGGAAACGCGCACACGGCAGGCAGCGCACCGGCTCCTGGTGAGCCTGTCAGGCGGTAGCGATGTCGCCGACGCCGATGCACAGCACATCATTTCGCTGCTTCTGCAGCCGACCTATTGGCCCCTGATGCGAACGCTGATGGATACCTACCACCGACAGTTTCCGGATGAACACTCGCCCGAGTGA
- a CDS encoding ParA family protein yields MIVYSVVSTKGGVGKTTVNANLGALLADLGMRVLLIDADVQPSLSRYFPIGRLAPHGLTQMIKQGALTDDCISTIDLALAPMLPRGQPRLNPNGCLDLVVSDAPEGTLQDWLAPRMDSALRIKLALRSPLLSENYDVVLIDTQGAVGHLQDAAVLAADILLSPVSPDILSAREFLDGTQKLLNRVETARSFGFSVPPMQAMIYRQENTRDSREIAQAIREEYRKLQCRVSVLNTVVPHAVAYKNAATAQLPVHWIDPGKARDTMHTLLWELIPSLEGNYAGGISTGSGAEVADALQDTTA; encoded by the coding sequence ATGATCGTCTACAGCGTCGTATCGACGAAGGGCGGTGTCGGCAAGACGACCGTGAACGCCAATCTGGGCGCGCTCCTGGCGGACCTGGGAATGCGGGTGCTGCTGATCGATGCGGACGTCCAGCCCAGTCTCAGCCGGTATTTTCCGATCGGGCGCCTGGCTCCCCACGGGCTGACGCAAATGATCAAGCAAGGTGCACTCACTGACGATTGCATCTCGACGATCGATCTTGCCCTTGCGCCCATGCTTCCACGCGGGCAGCCGCGACTCAATCCGAACGGCTGCCTTGACCTCGTCGTTTCCGATGCGCCCGAGGGGACGCTACAGGACTGGCTGGCGCCGCGCATGGATAGCGCACTTCGCATCAAGCTCGCGCTACGCAGTCCGCTGCTGTCCGAGAACTACGACGTCGTGCTCATCGACACGCAGGGCGCGGTCGGCCATCTCCAGGATGCCGCGGTCCTGGCTGCCGATATCCTGTTGTCACCCGTATCGCCCGACATCCTTTCCGCGCGCGAATTCCTCGACGGCACGCAGAAGTTGCTGAATCGCGTCGAAACCGCCCGCTCGTTCGGATTCTCCGTTCCTCCGATGCAGGCGATGATCTACCGGCAGGAAAACACCCGCGACTCGCGCGAGATCGCCCAGGCCATTCGCGAGGAGTATCGAAAGCTGCAATGCCGGGTCAGTGTCCTGAACACCGTCGTCCCGCATGCGGTGGCCTACAAGAACGCGGCGACCGCCCAACTCCCGGTTCACTGGATTGATCCCGGCAAGGCGCGCGACACGATGCACACGCTCCTGTGGGAACTGATTCCCAGTCTGGAAGGGAACTACGCCGGTGGGATATCGACCGGTTCAGGCGCCGAGGTAGCCGATGCGCTCCAAGACACGACTGCCTGA
- the mobH gene encoding MobH family relaxase — MIVLAVLAVGCFLAAAGLGAWLLWPVTGKMAAYRTAAGSRRSTPASRSTIAVGDAHRLAANRHGWLRVLDVAALIDVCHLAGALQQIQRESKLGNLAWERDIAPAMQQYLRFVQLLPASEAHHHAHLGGLAAHTIEVVYAAVCLRNGYLLPRGGAAEQIDAQRDHWTYAVIFAALLHDIGKPITDLRVSLADRPDGPARPWLPMSGDMVTAGAEEYEVRFAPAAERNYAAHRRLPQVLAPRIVPATALAFLAREPAVMRELDAVLSGDDASSVLTGIVRGADQRSAASNLQQGPRNQFGSATAVPLVERLMEAMRRLLRQGGLPLNRDGAAGWVAEGAAWFVAKRLADAVREEISRTDPDCADSVPGPSKNDRLFDTWQDYGLLERNPDTGQAIWYVEIRGSGYGHEFAMLKFPLATLFDRPEDYPPAFDGAIVVKAPRHAREKSDSDEPKAAEPGDPGRNRDKESGQRSSTTRKELDVPPPRPAHAASPPTGFNEPRRATPRPSPPNAVPASAAIEDDYLSEDDSAAAASDAATRVGAPRPALLPASRPVTPFAHVPGSPRKGARSEASDAPEPGDAALLFMAWLQQGIADGSIPYNEAGAPVHFVPEGMALVSPRTFRDFATLYGDDGNGPVRASGVNDKPGSGIQRQVIKARWHVVGAGNSNVHHYTVLGRGGKPVGKLAAVVIKHPERWINPVPLPNPNIVTFSENLARPAREG, encoded by the coding sequence GTGATCGTGTTGGCGGTATTGGCCGTGGGCTGTTTTCTTGCGGCGGCAGGACTGGGCGCCTGGTTGCTGTGGCCGGTCACAGGCAAGATGGCGGCATATCGCACGGCGGCCGGCTCGCGGCGTTCGACTCCCGCATCACGATCCACGATCGCGGTTGGCGACGCGCACCGGCTGGCCGCGAACCGCCATGGATGGCTGAGGGTTCTTGATGTCGCGGCATTGATTGACGTGTGCCACCTGGCCGGAGCACTGCAACAGATCCAGCGCGAATCCAAACTGGGCAACCTGGCGTGGGAGCGGGACATTGCACCCGCGATGCAACAGTACCTGCGGTTCGTGCAGCTTCTGCCAGCAAGCGAGGCCCATCATCACGCCCACCTCGGCGGGCTTGCCGCACATACCATCGAGGTCGTGTATGCGGCGGTCTGCCTGCGCAACGGCTATCTGCTACCGCGTGGCGGAGCCGCCGAGCAGATCGATGCGCAGCGGGATCACTGGACCTACGCCGTCATTTTCGCGGCGCTCCTTCACGACATCGGCAAGCCCATAACCGACCTTCGCGTGAGTCTTGCGGATCGTCCGGACGGCCCTGCGCGCCCCTGGCTTCCGATGTCGGGCGACATGGTCACGGCTGGCGCAGAGGAGTACGAAGTCCGTTTTGCCCCGGCAGCAGAACGCAACTACGCAGCCCACCGGCGTTTGCCGCAAGTGTTGGCGCCACGCATCGTGCCTGCAACAGCGCTCGCATTTCTGGCGCGCGAACCTGCCGTCATGCGCGAGCTGGACGCCGTATTGTCAGGGGATGACGCAAGCAGTGTGCTGACCGGGATTGTGCGCGGAGCGGATCAGCGCTCGGCCGCGAGCAACCTGCAGCAAGGGCCGCGCAACCAGTTCGGATCTGCAACAGCCGTCCCCCTGGTCGAGCGGCTGATGGAAGCAATGCGCCGCCTGCTGCGCCAAGGGGGATTGCCACTGAATCGGGACGGTGCGGCAGGTTGGGTTGCGGAGGGCGCCGCCTGGTTCGTGGCAAAACGTCTGGCCGATGCCGTGCGCGAGGAGATCTCGCGCACCGATCCCGACTGCGCCGACAGTGTTCCGGGGCCGAGCAAGAACGACCGGCTGTTCGACACCTGGCAGGACTATGGCCTGTTGGAGCGTAACCCGGATACAGGCCAGGCCATCTGGTACGTGGAAATCCGTGGCAGCGGATATGGGCATGAGTTTGCGATGCTCAAGTTCCCGCTCGCGACGCTGTTCGACCGACCGGAAGACTATCCGCCCGCGTTCGATGGTGCGATCGTCGTGAAGGCGCCGCGCCATGCGCGCGAGAAGAGCGACAGCGACGAGCCGAAAGCCGCGGAGCCAGGGGATCCGGGCCGCAACCGTGACAAGGAATCCGGACAGCGATCGTCGACAACACGCAAGGAGCTCGACGTGCCCCCGCCCAGGCCGGCACATGCTGCATCCCCGCCGACCGGGTTCAACGAGCCGCGGCGGGCGACCCCACGACCATCACCGCCAAATGCAGTACCGGCAAGTGCCGCTATCGAGGACGACTACCTGTCCGAAGACGACTCTGCCGCTGCCGCTTCGGACGCTGCGACACGCGTCGGCGCTCCGCGTCCCGCACTCCTGCCGGCTAGCCGTCCGGTCACGCCCTTTGCGCACGTGCCCGGGTCGCCCCGGAAAGGCGCACGGAGCGAGGCCAGCGACGCGCCGGAACCCGGTGATGCTGCCCTCCTGTTCATGGCGTGGCTGCAACAGGGCATCGCAGACGGATCCATTCCCTACAACGAAGCCGGAGCCCCTGTCCATTTCGTGCCAGAGGGAATGGCGTTGGTCTCTCCGCGGACATTCCGTGACTTCGCGACACTCTATGGCGACGACGGCAACGGGCCCGTTCGCGCTTCGGGCGTCAACGACAAACCGGGTAGCGGCATCCAGCGGCAGGTCATCAAGGCACGCTGGCACGTCGTCGGGGCGGGCAATTCCAATGTTCATCACTACACGGTGCTCGGGCGCGGCGGGAAGCCTGTCGGCAAGCTCGCCGCGGTAGTGATCAAGCATCCCGAGCGCTGGATCAACCCTGTCCCGCTTCCGAATCCAAACATTGTTACATTCTCCGAAAACCTCGCCCGTCCTGCGCGCGAGGGCTAG
- a CDS encoding integrating conjugative element protein: MKKGLLPLLLLPVLADVRAVDTATTEVAATRPGITDRQFAGTSDTGVSSTDILEARYWGITVEELQRARILMRGPRGAFSDPRISPVEVLGVHARSDAERTRYGELFARLLHDDAERVLAWQRAGTEAMRRLYPNDKVVDFSGLRPASAKGKVLPNWFFAPGASRE, encoded by the coding sequence ATGAAAAAGGGACTTCTTCCGCTTCTGCTTCTGCCCGTTCTCGCGGACGTGCGCGCTGTGGATACCGCGACGACCGAAGTGGCCGCCACCCGCCCCGGCATCACCGACAGGCAGTTCGCCGGCACATCCGATACGGGCGTATCCAGCACCGACATCCTGGAGGCGCGTTACTGGGGCATCACCGTGGAAGAGCTGCAGCGCGCCCGCATCCTCATGCGCGGTCCGCGTGGTGCCTTCAGCGATCCGCGCATCAGTCCGGTGGAAGTGCTGGGTGTCCACGCCCGCTCCGACGCGGAGCGCACGCGCTACGGCGAACTCTTCGCAAGGCTGCTACACGACGATGCCGAGCGCGTTCTCGCATGGCAACGGGCCGGCACCGAAGCCATGCGCCGCCTCTATCCGAACGACAAGGTGGTGGACTTCTCCGGTCTCCGCCCGGCCAGTGCGAAGGGCAAGGTGCTGCCGAACTGGTTCTTCGCGCCGGGAGCCAGCCGCGAATGA
- a CDS encoding transglycosylase SLT domain-containing protein, with translation MTTHMQNSRRTFLGTATSALVLLAAPALSYGRSDDNGQRRTYPPIPPAYGQVARSLGLPATILYGVAIQESVMVWKTVALPWPWTLNVRAVPRRYASYAEAVTDLRQVLAQGVRNVDCGTMQVNWRYHSDRLRTPTLALDPWHNLTVAASILLERRAAATNWFDAVGAYHVQDDEGRATRYARSVFAHIARIEHV, from the coding sequence ATGACGACGCACATGCAAAATTCCCGGCGGACGTTCCTCGGCACGGCGACATCGGCCCTGGTCCTCCTCGCCGCACCCGCGTTGTCGTACGGCCGAAGCGACGACAACGGCCAACGGCGCACCTATCCCCCCATCCCGCCGGCGTATGGGCAGGTTGCCCGATCCCTTGGTCTGCCCGCCACGATCCTCTACGGCGTGGCGATACAGGAGTCGGTCATGGTGTGGAAGACCGTGGCTCTTCCCTGGCCATGGACGCTCAATGTGCGCGCGGTGCCGCGTCGCTACGCGAGCTACGCGGAAGCGGTAACCGACCTTCGGCAGGTGCTCGCCCAGGGGGTGCGCAACGTCGATTGCGGCACGATGCAGGTCAACTGGCGTTACCACTCCGACAGGTTGCGCACCCCGACCCTGGCCCTCGATCCCTGGCACAACCTGACCGTGGCGGCTTCGATTCTGCTGGAGCGGCGGGCTGCCGCAACGAACTGGTTTGACGCCGTGGGGGCCTATCACGTCCAGGACGATGAAGGCCGCGCTACCCGGTATGCGCGCTCCGTATTTGCGCACATCGCGAGGATCGAGCATGTGTGA
- the traD gene encoding type IV conjugative transfer system coupling protein TraD: protein MSRGVIEAWLRPPIEIWSAVTSASCGLVALVAPWVLMMPPELGRVTALLAIGFAGLRGKQAWRVWRYQYGLTRYKTTAIAPHKLPCIPGKLYLGEGFAWGQQHTQRRMDAARPEAQPYLAPGLLITATRMTLRGLRHTPLKPLAAALTAPRWWNPLAEPPDLGGTPILHGVEPKEVHVTLGQKHRPGHLLWLGTTRVGKTRGMELLVTQDIRDRKVVIVIDPKGDAELMLRVYAEAARTGRMDHLYLFHLGYPDISARYNGIGNFARITEVANRTTNPLPSSGNSAAFKEFAWRFTNLVAQAQVALGQVPTYDLLLRDITDIEPLFLRYATHILRMQGPDDWELRLEKVQTQIEKRQITVPRALQDRSQHLVALVHVLKDLQLPDAVLQGLATAVRYERSFFEKIVASLGPFLEKLTTGPVGKLISPDYFDPADTRPIFDWMQIIRQGGIVYVGLDALSDATVAAAVGNSMLADLVSVGGKLYKTGLDPHHPEGKIVLPEVACHFDEVNEIAGPEFVPMVNKLGGSGFSITAYTQTIPDIEARLGDAAKARQVLGNFNNIIMLRVRDPGTAEFFCSQLPEVDVRHLMVVTGVSDTDGSTATDFTSRNEDRLSTQRVPMVSPSDIMALPQGQAFALLEGNRLFKLRFPLPDPANDRFVPPSLQEVANQMRAKYRTSEHWSAQTDWLKDMPIGLVAPLGFTVGDSEGNDDGEAAA, encoded by the coding sequence GTGAGCCGCGGCGTCATCGAGGCGTGGTTGCGGCCTCCGATCGAGATCTGGAGCGCGGTGACTTCCGCTTCTTGCGGACTGGTTGCCCTGGTCGCGCCATGGGTGCTGATGATGCCCCCCGAGCTGGGACGCGTTACCGCCCTGCTCGCCATCGGTTTCGCGGGCCTGCGCGGAAAGCAGGCGTGGCGCGTATGGCGCTACCAGTATGGACTCACGCGCTACAAGACCACCGCCATCGCACCGCACAAGCTGCCGTGCATCCCTGGCAAGTTGTACCTGGGCGAAGGATTTGCGTGGGGACAGCAGCATACGCAACGCCGAATGGATGCGGCCCGACCGGAAGCGCAGCCGTATCTCGCCCCGGGCCTCCTGATTACTGCAACGCGCATGACACTGAGGGGCCTGCGGCACACCCCGCTCAAGCCCCTCGCCGCGGCACTTACGGCACCACGCTGGTGGAATCCGCTGGCCGAACCGCCCGATCTCGGCGGCACACCCATTCTTCACGGCGTCGAGCCAAAGGAAGTCCACGTGACCTTGGGTCAGAAGCATCGCCCCGGACATCTCCTGTGGCTGGGCACGACACGCGTCGGCAAGACGCGCGGCATGGAACTGCTGGTAACGCAGGACATTCGCGACCGGAAAGTCGTAATCGTCATTGATCCGAAGGGCGATGCCGAACTCATGTTGCGCGTCTATGCAGAAGCGGCCCGTACCGGCCGGATGGACCATCTCTACCTCTTCCACCTTGGCTATCCGGACATTTCTGCGCGCTACAACGGCATCGGCAACTTCGCCCGTATCACGGAAGTCGCCAACCGCACCACCAATCCCCTGCCTTCGAGCGGGAACTCCGCGGCCTTCAAGGAGTTCGCGTGGCGATTCACCAACCTGGTCGCCCAGGCACAGGTCGCGCTGGGGCAGGTGCCCACCTACGATCTGCTGCTGCGCGACATCACGGACATCGAACCGCTCTTCCTCCGATACGCCACCCACATCCTCAGGATGCAGGGCCCGGACGACTGGGAACTGCGACTCGAAAAGGTCCAGACCCAAATCGAGAAGCGTCAGATCACTGTGCCACGCGCGCTGCAGGATCGCAGCCAACATCTGGTGGCGCTCGTGCATGTGCTGAAGGACCTGCAGTTGCCCGATGCCGTGTTGCAGGGTCTGGCGACTGCTGTGCGCTATGAACGCAGCTTCTTCGAGAAGATCGTGGCTTCGCTCGGACCGTTTCTCGAGAAGCTCACCACCGGCCCTGTCGGCAAATTGATTTCGCCGGACTATTTCGATCCGGCCGACACCCGCCCGATCTTCGACTGGATGCAGATCATCCGCCAGGGCGGCATCGTGTACGTCGGGCTCGACGCGCTATCGGACGCCACGGTCGCCGCCGCGGTGGGCAATTCCATGCTGGCCGATCTGGTCAGCGTCGGCGGCAAGCTCTACAAGACGGGCCTCGACCCCCATCATCCGGAGGGCAAGATCGTCCTGCCCGAAGTGGCCTGCCACTTCGACGAGGTCAACGAAATCGCCGGGCCGGAGTTCGTCCCGATGGTCAACAAGCTGGGCGGATCCGGTTTCAGCATCACCGCGTACACCCAGACCATTCCGGACATCGAAGCCAGACTCGGCGACGCCGCAAAGGCCCGCCAGGTCCTGGGCAACTTCAACAACATCATCATGCTGCGGGTCAGGGACCCGGGCACGGCGGAGTTCTTCTGCAGCCAGCTGCCCGAGGTCGATGTCCGGCACCTGATGGTGGTGACCGGTGTCAGCGACACCGACGGGTCCACGGCGACGGACTTCACCTCGCGCAACGAGGATCGCCTGTCCACCCAGCGGGTGCCGATGGTGTCGCCCTCCGACATCATGGCACTCCCGCAAGGACAGGCCTTCGCCCTGCTCGAGGGCAACCGCCTCTTCAAGCTCCGTTTCCCGCTTCCCGACCCGGCAAACGATCGCTTTGTGCCCCCGTCCCTGCAGGAGGTCGCGAACCAGATGCGGGCTAAATACCGTACATCCGAACACTGGTCCGCCCAGACCGACTGGCTCAAGGACATGCCCATCGGGCTCGTCGCCCCGCTCGGTTTCACGGTGGGCGACTCGGAAGGAAATGACGATGGGGAGGCTGCAGCATGA